In Tetrapisispora phaffii CBS 4417 chromosome 6, complete genome, a single genomic region encodes these proteins:
- the TOR1 gene encoding phosphatidylinositol kinase-related protein kinase TOR1 (similar to Saccharomyces cerevisiae TOR1 (YJR066W) and TOR2 (YKL203C); ancestral locus Anc_1.515), with translation MLQLRRNVEARKAKKKLGSNRDSGNMSSSSTQNGVQSSAGNESTLDITTGPDGKVFVDNDHSMVDLETNFGTINIIFDKLKSPSAQERTQASLELKASLISVAREISTEQFQRFSNILNNKIFELIHGSDLNEKMGGILAVDTLIDFYVHTEELPNQTSRLANYLRVLIPSNDTEVMRAAATTLGKLAIPGGTLTSDFVEFEVKTCIEWLTTSPGNNSSSSKQEHRKHAALLIVTALANNSPYLLYPYVNSILDNIWRALRDSKLVIRLDAAITLGKCLSIIQNRDSTLTKQWYERLFKGCIYGLSLSSNDATHATLLVYRELLALRGSYLNGKYDEIYYSTIKYKEHKSDVIRNEVYAIIPLLASFNPHQFTTKYLDQIMIYYLMVLKNLNASSTNIADKPFILISIGNIASEVAGSITPFLDAILGNIRDGLKTKYKNRKTFERGLFYCISKLASAVRGALAKHLNKDILDLILACQLSDYMQDTLMTLNKMIPALQPTINERLLNLLCIYLSGEEFQQPGSPNVQKSFSLATARDWRDKTIFKKTGEINDDDNDARILTQTFRMLQTIVHKYSLTEFVQIVTISYIEHQNPFVRKLAALTSCDLFVKEDICELTSLHALNSVSEVLSKLLALAITDPVADIRFEILQHLNSKFDPHLAQPDNIRLLFMALNDEVFVIQMEALKIIGRLTSVNPAYIIPSLRKTLLELLTQLKYSVKPRKNEESATLLCTLISSSKEVTKAYIEPILDVLLPKSQDSSSVVASTALKTVGELSVVGGEEMKQYLDDLMPMIINTFQDQSNSFKRDAALKTLGQLASSSGYVIEPLLEYPELLGVLISILKSESSLNIRRETVRLIGILGALDPYKHREVEVTLNTKISVEQNAPSIDIALLMQGMSPSNEEYYPTVVINTVLKILRDPSLSTHHTAVIQAIMHIFQVLGLRCVSFLSQIVPAIINIMHTCPPSLLEFYFQQLGLLINVVKQHIRPHVNEIYGVIQKFIPIIKLQIPIIAVIEVISKSMEGEFKKFVPQTLTFFINILENDKSPKKAVSIRILKSIVVFNSNIEDFSHLIIPTIVRMSEFSHGNLKKMSIVTIGKLAKSINISEMSSRIVQTLVRILNNGDNELTKCIMNTLSLLLLQLGTDFTVFIPVINKSLIRNHIQHSIYDQLVNQLLNNEGLPTNIVFDKEYDTPSKDVAEIESPPAKLPVNKQVLQNAWDCSQQRTREDWQEWIRRLSIQLLKESPSHALRACSNLAGIYNPLARDLFNASFSSVWTELYSQYQEDLVNSLCTALSSPHNPPEIHQTLLNLVEFMEHDDKSLPIPIQVLGKYAQKCHAYAKALHYKEVEFIQEPSTSTIESLISINNQLHQTDAAIGILKHAQQHHDLQLKETWYEKLQRWDDALKAYTKREEEGEDSLEVMMGKMRSLHALGAWEKLSTLAESKWSGSKLDVKKIMAPLAAGAAWGLGEWERIEQYINVMKPQSPDKEFFDAVLAVHKSNFNEAEKHIFNARDLLVTEISALINESYDRAYGVVVRAQIIAELEEIIKYKKLPPDSENAIVIRNTWNKRLLGCQKNVDVWQRVLRVRSLVVKPKQDKQIWIKFANLCRKSGRMGLARKALNSLLEDGGDPDHPNTARAPPPVIYAQLKYLWSTGSQKDTLLHLIGFTSRMAHDLGLDPNNMIAQNVMKSSTIAPEHVDEYTKLLARCFLKQGEWRVQLQPNWRVENPDAILGSYLLATHFDNKWYKAWHNWALANFEVISMISSSSLEKVNVSSEASTNMMYKIENNSKESDIKDIQKEAFPAELIQRHVVPAIKGFFHSISLSESSSLQDTLRLLTLWFTFGGIPEATQAMHEGFRLIKIDNWLEVLPQLLSRIHQPNQVVSRSLLSLLSDLGKAHPQALIYPLTVAIKAESISRQKAALSIIEKMRMHSPTLVDQAELVSGELIRVTVLWYELWYEGLEDASRQFFGEHNTEKMFATLEPLHEMLRRGPETLREISFQNSFGRDLNDAYEWVMNYKRSKDISNLNQAWDIYYNIFRRISRQLPQLQVLELQHVSPKLLAARDLELAVPGTYQAGEPLVRISRFDPVLTVISSKQRPRKVTIKGSDGKDYLYALKGHEDIRQDKLVMQLFGLVNTLLQHDPDCFQRHLDIQKFPVIPLSPRSGLIGWVSNSDTLHVLIREHREAKKVPLNIEHWVMLQMAPDYDSLTLLQKVEVFTYALDNTRGQDLYKVLWLKSRSSESWLERRTTYTRSLAVMSMVGYILGLGDRHPSNLLLDRITGKVVHIDFGDCFEAAILREKYPEKVPFRLTRMLTYAMEVSGVEGSFRITCESVMRVLRANKDSLMAILEAFVYDPLIHWGFDLPTQTIMESTGIEFPILNPSELLRKGAITAEEASKMELEQKTQIRNARSMLVLKRITDKLAGNDIPRFTELDVPEQVDKLIQQATSVENLCQHYIGWCPFW, from the coding sequence ATGTTACAGTTAAGAAGAAATGTTGAAGCAAGAAAAGCTAAGAAAAAACTAGGTTCCAATAGAGATTCGGGAAATATGTCTAGCTCATCAACTCAGAATGGAGTTCAATCTTCAGCTGGGAATGAATCTACATTAGATATTACAACGGGACCAGATGGTAAAGTTTTTGTGGACAATGATCATTCAATGGTTGATCTAGAAACCAATTTTGGAAcaatcaatataatatttgataaattaaagagTCCGTCCGCACAAGAAAGGACACAGGCTTCTCTTGAGCTGAAGGCATCGTTGATTTCTGTTGCCAGAGAGATATCAACAGAACAATTTCAAAGGTTCAGCaacattttaaataataaaatattcgaGCTTATTCATGGTTCAGATTTGAACGAAAAAATGGGAGGCATCTTAGCTGTTGATacattaattgatttttacGTGCACACCGAGGAATTACCTAACCAAACATCAAGATTAGCAAATTATCTTCGTGTATTGATCCCATCAAACGATACAGAAGTGATGAGAGCTGCTGCTACAACCTTAGGTAAATTAGCCATACCTGGTGGAACATTAACATCTGACTTCGTTGAATTTGAGGTTAAAACTTGCATTGAATGGTTGACAACATCACCAGGTAACAATTCTTCAAGCTCAAAACAAGAACATAGAAAACATGCTGCATTGTTGATTGTGACAGCATTAGCAAACAATTCaccatatttattatacCCCTATgttaattcaattttggATAATATATGGAGAGCTTTAAGAGATTCTAAATTAGTTATAAGGCTAGATGCAGCAATCACATTAGGTAAATGTTTATCTATTATTCAGAATAGGGATTCGACATTAACAAAGCAATGGTATGAAAGACTGTTTAAAGGATGTATATATGGTTTAAGCTTAAGTTCAAATGATGCTACCCATGCAACGTTACTTGTATATAGAGAATTATTGGCTTTGCGAGGTTCCTATTTAAATGGGAAATATGACgaaatatattattcaacgatcaaatataaagaacATAAATCAGATGTGATTAGAAACGAAGTGTATGCGATTATTCCACTGTTGGCTTCTTTTAATCCACATCAATTTACCACGAAATATTTAGACCAAATTATGATATACTACTTGATggttttaaaaaatttaaatgcAAGTAGTACAAATATAGCTGATAAACCgtttatattaatatctaTCGGTAATATTGCATCAGAAGTTGCTGGCAGTATTACACCATTTTTAGACGCAATTTTGGGTAATATAAGGGATGGATTAAAAACCAAATACAAGAATCGTAAAACTTTTGAAAGAGGACTATTTTATTGTATAAGTAAGTTAGCATCTGCTGTCAGGGGAGCATTGGCAAAGCATTTGAATAAAGATATCTTAGACTTAATTTTAGCATGTCAATTATCCGATTATATGCAAGACACACTAATgacattaaataaaatgatcCCCGCTTTACAGCCCACTATCAATGAAAGATTATTAAATCTGTTATGTATATATCTATCAGGAGAAGAATTTCAACAACCTGGTTCTCCCAATGTTCAAAAGTCATTTTCATTAGCGACAGCTCGTGATTGGAGagataaaacaatttttaaaaagaCTGGGGAAATCAATGACGATGACAATGACGCAAGAATTTTAACACAGACGTTTCGTATGCTACAGACTATTGTACacaaatattcattaacaGAGTTTGTCCAAATTGTTACTATTTCATATATTGAGCATCAAAATCCATTTGTGAGAAAACTTGCTGCCTTAACATCGTGTGATTTGTTTGTAAAAGAGGATATCTGTGAACTCACTTCATTACATGCCTTAAATTCTGTTTCAGAAGTTTTAAGCAAATTATTAGCACTTGCCATTACCGATCCAGTTGCAGATATTAGATTTGAAATTCTTCAACATTTAAACTCTAAATTTGATCCTCACTTGGCACAACCTGATAATATcagattattatttatggCTTTGAATGATGAAGTCTTTGTCATTCAGATGGAAGCTTTGAAAATCATTGGTCGTTTAACGTCAGTGAATCCTGCATATATCATACCATCTTTAAGAAAGACATTGTTAGAACTTCTAACTCAGTTAAAGTATTCTGTTAAGCCaagaaaaaatgaagaGAGTGCTACATTGTTATGCACACTTATCAGCTCAAGTAAGGAAGTCACGAAAGCATACATTGAACCTATTCTTGATGTTTTGTTGCCAAAATCACAAGATAGTTCCTCAGTTGTAGCATCTACTGCTCTGAAAACTGTTGGTGAGTTATCAGTTGTTGGTGGAGAAGAAATGAAACAATATCTAGATGATTTAATGCCGATGATTATTAATACGTTTCAAGACCAATCAAACTCATTCAAAAGAGATGCTGCACTAAAAACATTAGGTCAATTGGCGTCTTCATCCGGTTATGTCATAGAGCCGTTACTGGAATATCCTGAACTGTTAGGTGTACTTATTAGCATCTTGAAGTCCGAGAGTTCATTAAATATCAGAAGAGAGACTGTCCGTCTAATTGGTATTTTAGGTGCTCTTGATCCTTACAAACACAGAGAAGTGGAAGTGACATTGAATACAAAGATAAGTGTTGAACAAAACGCCCCTTCGATTGACATTGCTTTGCTAATGCAAGGTATGTCTCCATcaaatgaagaatattATCCTACTGTTGTGATTAACACCGTGTTGAAAATTCTCCGTGATCCATCTTTATCTACTCACCATACTGCAGTTATACAAGCAATAATGCACATATTTCAGGTATTAGGGTTACGCTGTGTTTCGTTTCTTAGTCAAATAGTTCCAGCgataattaatataatgcACACATGTCCACCTTCGTTATTAGAGTTTTACTTTCAACAATTAGGTTTACTAATAAATGTTGTTAAGCAGCATATTAGACCACAtgtaaatgaaatatatggGGTGATCCAGAAATTCATTCCTATTATAAAACTTCAAATTCCTATAATTGCTGTTATTGAAGTTATATCTAAATCGATGGAAGGGGAGTTTAAGAAGTTTGTCCCACAAActttaactttttttataaatattcttgAGAATGATAAATCCCCTAAGAAAGCTGTATCGATAAGAATTTTGAAGTCAATAGTGGTATTTAATTCTAACATTGAAGATTTTTCACATTTAATTATTCCAACTATAGTTAGAATGTCAGAATTTTCACATggaaatttgaaaaagatGTCTATTGTCACTATAGGTAAGTTAGCAAAATCTATTAACATTTCAGAGATGTCATCCAGAATCGTACAGACATTAGTCAggatattaaataatggtGATAATGAACTAACAAAATGTATAATGAATACTTTgagtttattattattacaattagGTACTGATTTTACTGTGTTTATTCCCGTGATTAACAAATCATTAATAAGAAATCATATCCAACACAGTATTTATGACCAGTTAGttaatcaattattaaataatgaaggTCTACCAACTAATATTGTGTTTGATAAGGAATATGATACACCATCAAAGGATGTTGCTGAAATTGAATCTCCTCCTGCAAAGTTGCCTGTCAACAAGCAGGTTTTGCAAAATGCATGGGACTGTAGTCAACAAAGAACTAGAGAAGATTGGCAAGAATGGATAAGAAGATTATCGATACAACTATTGAAAGAATCACCTTCGCATGCACTTCGTGCTTGTTCTAATTTGGCAGGTATCTATAATCCTTTGGCTAGAGATTTATTTAACGCTTCATTCTCAAGTGTATGGACCGAACTGTATTCACAATATCAAGAAGACTTGGTTAATTCCTTGTGCACTGCTCTATCATCTCCTCATAATCCACCTGAAATACATCAAACGcttttaaatttagttGAATTCATGGAACATGATGATAAGTCATTACCAATTCCTATTCAAGTTCTTGGTAAATATGCTCAAAAATGCCACGCGTATGCTAAAGCTTTACACTATAAGGAAGTTGAATTTATACAAGAACCCAGTACCTCTACTATTGAATCACTAATTAGCATCAATAATCAATTACATCAGACTGATGCTGCCATTGGTATATTAAAGCATGCCCAACAACACCACGATCTGCAATTAAAAGAAACTTGGTATGAAAAACTTCAACGTTGGGATGATGCATTGAAAGCATATACGAAGCGTGAAGAAGAAGGTGAAGATTCGCTTGAAGTCATGATGGGTAAAATGAGATCACTACATGCACTTGGAGCTTGGGAGAAATTATCCACCCTTGCTGAAAGTAAATGGTCAGGATCTAAACTAGATGTCAAAAAAATCATGGCTCCACTTGCTGCTGGTGCTGCATGGGGTCTTGGTGAATGGGAGAGGATTGAACAATATATCAATGTAATGAAGCCTCAGTCTCCTgataaagaattttttgatgCAGTTTTAGCTGTTCATAAAAGTAACTTCAATGAGGCTGAAAAACACATTTTTAATGCTAGAGACTTACTAGTCACTGAAATTTCTGCTTTGATAAATGAAAGTTATGACAGAGCTTATGGTGTTGTCGTAAGAGCCCAAATAATAGCCGAGTTagaagaaattattaaatataagaaGTTACCACCTGATTCTGAAAATGCCATTGTTATAAGGAACACATGGAATAAAAGGTTACTAGGTTGTCAGAAAAATGTAGATGTTTGGCAACGTGTCTTAAGAGTGCGTTCTCTGGTAGTTAAGCCAAAACAAGATAAACAAATATGGATTAAGTTTGCAAATTTATGCCGCAAATCTGGTAGAATGGGTTTGGCTAGAAAAGCTTTGAATTCTTTGCTAGAAGATGGAGGTGATCCGGACCATCCAAATACTGCAAGGGCACCACCCCCTGTCATTTATGCTCAATTGAAGTATCTATGGTCCACTGGGTCTCAAAAGGATACATTATTGCATTTGATTGGATTTACATCAAGAATGGCCCACGATTTGGGTTTAGATCCAAATAATATGATAGCACAAAATGTTATGAAAAGCAGCACAATTGCACCTGAGCATGTTGATGAATatacaaaattattagctAGATGTTTCCTAAAACAGGGTGAATGGAGAGTTCAATTGCAACCAAATTGGAGAGTTGAAAATCCGGACGCTATTTTGGGCTCATACTTATTGGCAACACATTTTGATAACAAGTGGTACAAAGCATGGCATAATTGGGCTTTAGCTAATTTTGAAGTGATCTCTATGATTTCGTCAAGTTCATTAGAAAAAGTAAACGTGTCATCTGAAGCATCTACTAATATGATGTATAAAATTGAGAATAATTCCAAGGAATCAgatataaaagatattcaGAAAGAAGCCTTTCCAGCGGAGCTCATTCAAAGACACGTTGTTCCGGCCATTAAGGGTTTTTTCcattcaatttctttatcagAATCCAGTTCATTGCAAGATACATTGAGACTATTAACATTATGGTTTACATTTGGTGGTATTCCAGAAGCTACACAGGCGATGCATGAAGGTTTCagattaattaaaatagaTAATTGGCTGGAAGTTCTTCCACAACTGCTTTCTCGTATTCATCAACCTAATCAAGTAGTCAGCAGATcattattgtcattattatctgATTTAGGTAAGGCACATCCTCAAGCACTTATCTATCCGTTAACTGTTGCCATTAAAGCTGAATCTATTTCGAGACAGAAGGCAGctttatcaattattgaaaagatGCGCATGCACAGCCCTACACTAGTTGATCAAGCGGAGTTAGTCAGCGGTGAATTAATTAGAGTTACAGTACTTTGGTATGAATTATGGTATGAAGGTTTAGAGGACGCTAGTAGACAATTTTTTGGTGAACATAATACTGAAAAAATGTTTGCTACTTTAGAACCACTTCATGAAATGTTAAGAAGAGGACCAGAAACTTTACGTGAAATATCTTTCCAAAATTCGTTTGGTAGGGACTTAAATGATGCATATGAGTGGGTGATGAATTATAAGAGAAGTAAGGACATTAGTAATTTAAATCAAGCTTGGGATATCTATTATAACAtttttagaagaattagCAGACAATTACCACAATTGCAAGTTTTGGAATTACAACACGTGTCTCCGAAGTTACTAGCTGCTCGTGATTTAGAACTAGCCGTACCTGGTACTTACCAAGCCGGTGAACCTTTAGTTAGAATTTCTAGATTTGATCCAGTATTAACAGTTATTTCTTCTAAACAAAGGCCACGTAAAGTTACTATTAAAGGTAGCGATGGTAAAGATTACTTATATGCTCTGAAGGGTCACGAAGATATCAGACAAGATAAACTAGTTATGCAATTGTTTGGTTTGGTGAACACCTTACTACAGCATGACCCAGACTGCTTCCAAAGACATTTAGATATCCAAAAATTCCCAGTCATCCCATTATCTCCAAGATCTGGGTTAATTGGATGGGTTTCAAACAGTGACACATTGCATGTGTTGATACGTGAACATAGAGAAGCTAAGAAAGTTCCACTTAATATAGAGCATTGGGTCATGTTGCAAATGGCACCAGATTATGACAGCTTAACCTTATTACAAAAGGTAGAAGTTTTTACATATGCTTTGGATAACACTAGAGGTCAAGATTTATATAAGGTTTTATGGTTGAAGAGTCGATCATCTGAATCTTGGTTAGAAAGAAGAACTACATATACAAGATCATTGGCCGTCATGTCTATGGTCGGCTATATATTAGGTTTAGGAGATCGTCATCCAAGTAATTTGTTATTAGACAGGATAACTGGTAAGGTCGTTCACATCGATTTTGGCGATTGTTTTGAAGCAGCAATATTAAGAGAAAAGTATCCCGAAAAAGTTCCATTCAGATTAACGAGGATGTTAACATATGCGATGGAAGTTAGTGGTGTTGAAGGTAGTTTCCGTATAACGTGTGAAAGTGTTATGAGAGTTTTAAGAGCAAATAAAGATTCTCTGATGGCAATATTGGAAGCTTTTGTGTACGATCCATTGATTCATTGGGGGTTTGATCTACCCACTCAGACAATTATGGAAAGTACAGGTATTGAATTTCCTATTTTAAACCCAAGTGAATTGTTGAGAAAAGGTGCTATTACCGCTGAAGAAGCCTCAAAAATGGAACTTGAACAGAAAACGCAAATTAGAAATGCACGTTCAATGTTAGTACTTAAAAGAATAACAGATAAATTGGCAGGCAATGATATACCTAGATTTACAGAATTGGATGTTCCTGAGCAAGTTGACAAATTAATTCAACAAGCAACATCTGTTGAAAATTTATGTCAACATTATATTGGTTGGTGTCCATTCTGGTAA
- the LIA1 gene encoding deoxyhypusine monooxygenase (similar to Saccharomyces cerevisiae LIA1 (YJR070C); ancestral locus Anc_1.521): protein MSTNFEKHFQELVDGSTMEELRDILINKSGNTELANRFRALFNLKTLAEDFQAKPDVAKLAVYYIAECFNDESELLKHEVAYVLGQTKNMESCQILREVTLDQNQQCMVRHEAAEALGALGDINSLELLEKAAVEDPALEVRQTCELAASRIKWQHGTEKDAEHLQQSLYSSIDPAPPLALQQDYKIEELKSILNDQEKPMFERYRAMFRLRDVGTDEACFALASGFNDPSALFKHEIAYVFGQLGNPCIVPNLVEVLGRKEEAPMVRHEAAEALGAIATDDVLPILKGYLNDEVDVVRESAIVALDMYEYENSAQLEYAPS from the coding sequence ATGTCTactaattttgaaaagcATTTCCAAGAACTAGTTGACGGTTCCACTATGGAAGAATTAAGAGATATCTTAATCAACAAATCTGGAAACACCGAATTAGCTAACAGATTCAGAGCTTTGTTTAACTTAAAGACATTAGCCGAAGACTTTCAAGCTAAACCAGACGTTGCTAAATTAGCTGTTTATTACATCGCCGAATGTTTCAATGATGAAAGTGAACTATTAAAGCATGAAGTTGCTTACGTCTTAGGTCAAACCAAGAACATGGAAAGTTGTCAAATTTTAAGAGAAGTCACTCTTGACCAAAACCAACAGTGTATGGTCAGACATGAAGCTGCTGAAGCTTTAGGTGCTTTGGGTGACATTAACTCTTTAGAGTTATTAGAAAAGGCTGCTGTTGAAGATCCAGCTTTAGAAGTTAGACAAACTTGCGAATTAGCTGCCTCTAGAATCAAATGGCAACACGGTACTGAAAAGGATGCTGAGCACTTACAACAATCATTGTACTCTTCCATCGACCCAGCTCCACCATTAGCTTTACAACAGGATTACAAgattgaagaattaaaaagCATCTTAAATGACCAAGAGAAGCCAATGTTTGAAAGATACAGAGCTATGTTCAGACTAAGAGATGTTGGTACCGATGAAGCTTGTTTTGCTTTAGCTTCTGGTTTCAACGATCCATCTGCTTTATTTAAACATGAAATTGCTTATGTTTTCGGTCAACTAGGTAACCCATGCATTGTTCCAAACTTAGTCGAAGTTTTAGGTagaaaagaagaagctCCAATGGTCAGGCATGAAGCTGCTGAAGCTTTAGGTGCCATTGCTACTGATGATGTCTTACCAATCTTAAAAGGCTACTTAAACGATGAAGTTGATGTTGTCAGAGAATCTGCTATTGTAGCTCTAGATATGTACGAATACGAAAACAGTGCCCAATTAGAATATGCTCCatcttaa
- the TPHA0F03580 gene encoding uncharacterized protein (similar to Saccharomyces cerevisiae EAP1 (YKL204W); ancestral locus Anc_1.518) has translation MKAQDESNYNDLFLELKNHQEDKNKTKNREEVLEPLTCVATLDDEISLKESNKKIQYKPSELLEVFKSIPKHYLTKASLQLPNYSFWRIHHPGSNVKRSSMKTKEENTLSTKNVSRKSSLWNKMPEEEYKVDKNISINQDSLNDYENTSPTSIFSKFFSISSGSTHSGQSSIETSPLNSPSSNIFDASNREEYFPQYMGFIEMNNDKRFTNPFLNDNKQQNIPQVSWNNECYPMAYNGVTKSSKQYSTNLNNMPNHIFNNPENVIYPNMFRRNSTNSNLIQNTFNQQPISTNANNFRSNVKNRSYSNPENNVFENFFCYYPNPFLPDNKLKSYPVLDENNPPVYYNRTEKNDINYYQSEQTTLPNSSINKANYENQYFTQPHI, from the coding sequence ATGAAAGCTCAAGATGAAAGTAATTATAACGACTTATTTTTAGAACTAAAAAATCATCAAGAAGATAAGAATAAGACAAAAAATAGAGAAGAAGTATTGGAACCTTTGACATGCGTTGCCACATTAGATGAtgaaatatctttaaaagagtcaaacaaaaaaatacaatacaAACCAAGTGAACTTTTAGAAGTATTCAAATCAATTCCTAAACATTATTTAACAAAAGCATCATTACAATTACCTAACTACTCATTTTGGAGGATACATCATCCAGGTTCCAACGTAAAAAGGTCGTCCATGAAGACCAAGGAAGAAAATACCTTATCTACGAAAAATGTGTCAAGAAAAAGCAGTCTTTGGAATAAGATGCCAGAGGAAGAATATAAAGtggataaaaatatttcaatcaaCCAGGACAGTTTAAATGATTATGAAAATACCTCCCCTACTTCAATCTTTTCAAAGTTTTTCTCAATCAGTTCAGGTTCAACTCATTCTGGACAATCATCGATAGAGACATCACCATTAAACTCACCTAGTTCGAACATATTTGATGCCTCCAATAGAGAAGAATATTTTCCGCAATATATGGGGTTCATTGAAATGAACAATGACAAACGATTTACTAATccttttttaaatgataataaacaGCAGAACATACCACAAGTCAGCTGGAATAACGAATGTTATCCAATGGCATACAATGGTGTCACAAAGTCCAGCAAGCAATACTCAACAAACTTGAATAATATGCCGAATCacatatttaataatcCAGAAAACGTTATATATCCTAATATGTTTCGAAGGAACTCTACTAACTCTAACCTAATTCAAAATACTTTCAATCAGCAACCAATATCAACTAATGCTAATAATTTCAGATCCAATGTCAAAAACAGATCTTATAGTAATCctgaaaataatgtttttgaaaattttttctgTTATTATCCTAACCCTTTTTTGCCTGACAATAAACTTAAGTCATATCCAGTACTCGACGAAAATAACCCTCCTGTCTATTATAATAGGACTGAAAAGAATGATATTAACTATTATCAAAGTGAACAGACCACATTACCTAATTCAAGTATTAACAAAGCAAATTATGAGAATCAGTATTTTACCCAACCACACATCTAA